The following are encoded together in the Fusarium keratoplasticum isolate Fu6.1 chromosome 1, whole genome shotgun sequence genome:
- a CDS encoding Ribosomal protein, which yields MASLFRTLSLSARSLSPSNALGAFATRATWSMGALPSLFASPSAAPVSRALGGGLMQQTRGMKVHSSVKKRCEHCKVVRRKAGKRHNGYLYIICKANPRHKQRQG from the exons atggcttccctTTTCCGCACCCTCTCGCTCTCCGCGAGGTCTCTGAGCCCCAGCAATGCCTTGGGCGCTTTTGCGACCCGGGCCACCTGGTCAATGGGCGCCTTGCCCTCGCTCTTTGCGAGCCCCTCTGCCGCGCCTGTCTCGCGggccctcggcggcggcttgATGCAGCAGACTCGAGGCATGAAGGTCCACAGCTCGGTCAAGAAGCGATGCGAGCACTGCAAG GTTGTCCGACGGAAAGCCGGCAAGCGACACAACGGATACTTGTACATCATCTGCAAGGCGAACCCTCGACACAAGCAGCGACAAGGTTGA
- a CDS encoding Inosine-5'-monophosphate dehydrogenase — protein MSASVLDYRAALEVLGEYKQKDGLDLHELMDTTKHGGLTYNDFLLLPGYIGFAASQVTLDAPITKRITLKTPFVSSPMDTVTEHEMAIHMALQGGLGVIHHNCSPEAQADMVRKVKRYENGFILDPIVIARNTTVGEAKALKEKWGFGGFPVTEDGKLGSKLLGIVTNRDIQFEEDHDHDISNVMVTDLITAPDGVTLVEANKILAKSKKGKLPIVDKDFNLVSMISRSDLTKNQHFPFASKLPDSKQLLCAAAIGTRPEDKLRLQKLVDAGLDIVILDSSQGNSMYQIEMIKWIKSEFPGLDVIGGNVVTREQAASLIAAGVDGLRIGMGSGSACITQEVMAVGRPQAAAVYSVSRFAARFGVPCIADGGVQNVGHIVKGLALGASTVMMGGLLAGTTESPGTSFVSREGKLVKAYRGMGSIDAMQDKKAGGGGKDSQKSNAGTARYFSEGDSVLVAQGVSGAVAHRGSINKFIPYLAAGLKHSLQDSGMVSLEGMHSAAEAGDLRFELRTASAQLEGNVNMESYEKKLYA, from the exons ATGTCCGCCTCCGTCCTCGACTACCGCGCCGCCCTCGAGGTGCTCGGCGAGTACAAGCAGaaggatggcctcgacctgCACGAGCTGATGGACACCACCAAGCACGGTGGCCTCACGTACAACGATTTCCTCCTTCTGCCTGGCTACATTGGCTTTGCCGCCTCCCAGGTGACTCTTGATGCCCCCATCACCAAGCGCATCACCCTTAAGACCCCCTTCGTCTCGTCCCCCATGGACACGGTCACGGAGCACGAGATGGCCATCCACATGGCTCTCCAGGGCGGTCTGGGTGTCATTCACCACAACTGCTCGCCAGAGGCTCAGGCCGACATGGtccgcaaggtcaagcgATACGAGAACGGTTTCATCCTCGACCCCATCGTCATTGCCCGCAACACCACTGTtggcgaggccaaggcgctTAAGGAGAAATGGGGCTTTGGTGGTTTCCCCGTCACTG AGGACGGCAAGCTGGGATCCAAGCTCCTGGGTATTGTTACCAACCGAGACATCCAGTTCGAGGAGGACCACGACCATGACATCTCCAACGTCATGGTCACCGACCTCATCACTGCCCCCGATGGTGTCACTCTGGTCGAGGCGAATAAGATTCttgccaagtccaagaagggcaagctcCCCATCGTCGACAAGGACTTCAACCTCGTCTCCATGATCTCTCGTTCCGACTTGACCAAGAACCAGCACTTCCCCTTTGCTTCCAAGCTTCCTGACAGCAAGCAGCTCCTCTGCGCTGCCGCCATTGGCACTCGCCCCGAGGACAAGCTCCGCCTGCAGAAGCTGGTTGATGCTGGTCTTGACATTGTCATCCTGGACAGCTCCCAGGGTAACAGCATGTACCAGATTGAGATGATCAAGTGGATCAAGAGCGAGTTCCCTGGCCTCGACGTCATTGGCGGAAACGTCGTGACTCGTGAGCAGGCTGCCTCTCTGATCGCTGCTGGTGTCGACGGTCTCCGAATTGGTATGGGCAGTGGATCTGCCTGCATCACCCAGGAGGTCATGGCCGTCGGTCGTCCTCAGGCTGCTGCCGTGTACAGCGTCAGCCGCTTTGCTGCTCGGTTCGGCGTCCCCTGCATTGCCGATGGCGGTGTTCAGAACGTTGGCCACATTGTCAAGGGTCTTGCCCTGGGTGCCTCGACTGTCATGATGGGTGGTCTCCTGGCTGGTACCACCGAGTCCCCCGGTACCTCGTTCGTGTCGCGCGAGGGTAAGCTTGTCAAGGCCTACCGAGGTATGGGCAGCATCGATGCCATGcaggacaagaaggctggtggtggtggcaaGGACAGCCAGAAGAGCAACGCCGGAACTGCCCGCTACTTCTCCGAAGGTGACAGCGTTCTGGTTGCTCAGGGTGTCTCTGGTGCCGTGGCTCACCGAGG CTCGATCAACAAGTTCATCCCCTACCTCGCTGCGGGCCTCAAGCACTCTCTCCAGGACAGCGGCATGGTCAGCCTGGAGGGTATGCACTCGGCGGCCGAGGCTGGTGACCTTCGCTTCGAGCTCCGCACGGCGAGCGCCCAGCTGGAGGGCAACGTCAACATGGAGTCTTATGAGAAGAAGCTCTACGCGTAA
- a CDS encoding Mitochondrial-processing peptidase subunit beta: MASRRLALNLSRGLRNRAGLSAAAPLTRGFATPSTVGKTQTTTLRNGLTVATEHSPFAQTSTVGVWIDAGSRAETDETNGTAHFLEHLAFKGTAKRSQQQLELEIENMGGHLNAYTSRENTVYFAKAFNSDVPQCVDILSDILQNSLLEQSAIERERDVILRESEEVEKQVEEVVFDHLHATAFQHQPLGRTILGPRQNIRDITRTELVNYIKNNYTADRMVLVGAGGIPHEQLVELAEKHFSGLPSSGPKNSAYLLSKQKADFMGSDVRVRDDAMPTANIALAVEGVSWNSEDYFTALVAQAIVGNYDKAVGQAPHQGSKLSGWVHKHDIANSFMSFSTSYSDTGLWGIYLVSDKPDRVDDLVHFAIREWMRLCTNVSGAETERAKAQLKASILLSLDGTTAVAEDIGRQLVTTGRRMAPGEIERKIDAITEKDIMDFANRKLWDRDIAVSAVGTIEGLFDYQRLRNTMKPKF; encoded by the exons ATGGCGTCCCGGAGACTAGCTTTGAACCTCTCCCGAGGTCTGCGAAACCGTGCTGGTCTTTCGGCCGCCGCTCCCTTGACACGAGGCTTTGCCACGCCCTCTACCGTCGGCAAGACTCAGACCACAACTCTTCGCAATGGATTGACC GTCGCGACCGAGCACTCCCCCTTTGCGCAAACCTCGACCGTCGGCGTGTGGATTGACGCTGGTTCCCGGGCTGAGACTGATGAGACCAATGGCACCGCGCACTTCCTCGAGCATCTCGCCTTCAAG GGAACGGCCAAGCGTTCTCAGCAGCAattggagctggagattGAGAACATGGGTGGCCACTTGAACGCCTACACCTCG CGCGAGAACACCGTCTACTTCGCCAAGGCCTTCAACTCTGACGTCCCCCAGTGCGTCGACATCCTCTCCGACATTCTCCAGAACTCCCTGCTCGAGCAGTCCGCCATTGAGCGAGAGCGCGACGTTATCCTCCGAGAGTccgaggaggttgagaagcaggtcgaggaggttgtcTTTGACCACCTCCACGCCACTGCCTTCCAGCACCAGCCTCTTGGCCGCACCATCCTCGGCCCCCGCCAGAACATCCGCGACATCACCCGAACCGAGCTCGTCAACTACATCAAGAACAACTACACTGCTGACCGCATGGTTCTTGTCGGTGCTGGCGGTATCCCCCACGAGCAGCTCGTCGAGCTCGCTGAGAAGCACTTCAGCGGCCTCCCCAGCAGCGGCCCCAAGAACAGCGCCTACCTGCTCTCCAAGCAGAAGGCTGACTTCATGGGTTCCGATGTCCGTGTCCGTGATGACGCCATGCCCACTGCCAACATCGCTCTGGCCGTTGAGGGTGTCAGCTGGAACTCGGAGGACTACTTCACTGCCCTCGTTGCCCAGGCTATCGTCGGCAACTACGACAAGGCTGTTGGCCAGGCTCCCCACCAGGGCAGCAAGCTCAGCGGCTGGGTCCACAAGCACGATATCGCCAACAGCTTCATGAGCTTCTCCACCAGCTACAGCGACACTGG TCTCTGGGGTATCTACCTCGTCTCCGACAAGCCTGACCGAGTCGACGACCTTGTCCACTTCGCCATCCGCGAGTGGATGCGTCTCTGCACCAACGTCAGCGGTGCTGAGACTGAGCGTGCTAAGGCTCAGCTCAAGGCTTCCATCCTCCTGTCCCTCGACGGCACCACTGCCGTTGCCGAGGACATTGGCCGACAGCTCGTCACCACCGGCCGCCGCATGGCCCCCGGCGAGATCGAGCGCAAGATTGACGCCATCACTGAGAAGGATATCATGGACTTTGCCAACCGAAAACTCTGGGACCGGGATATCGCCGTCAGCGCGGTGGGTACCATTGAGGGTCTCTTCGACTACCAGAGACTCCGCAACACCATGAAGCCCAAGTTTTAA
- a CDS encoding N-alpha-acetyltransferase 40, with protein MAETEEASASSKKPIKRLVGRRRQPNPIEIANKKSDEDFVQEYVKPSSDGWPQWTHPQNDTVYALSLSRPTAMRDDELEACFDLVDETSGEDYRNSSLGWHPAMKRREMRSPDLRYILVKDGDGKINGFTSLMPTFENHEPVVYCYEIHLKPELQGTGLGRRLMGYLMDVGDNIASVDKVMLTCFVSNASGLKFYERLGFDKDDYSPRERKLRGGKVVIPDYVILSRPTASGGVVKSRTRRPQAEKQ; from the exons ATGGCAGAAACTGAGGAGGCGTCTGCCTCATCTAAGAAGCCCATCAAGAGACTTGTTGGAAGACGTCGACAGCCGAATCCGATCGAGATTGCCAACAAAAAGTCCGACGAGGACTTTGTCCAGGAATATGTCAAGCCAAG CAGCGATGGCTGGCCTCAATGGACGCATCCCCAGAACGACACAGTCTACGCATTGAGTCTCTCGCGCCCTACCGCGATGCGCGACGATGAGCTAGAGGCGTGTTTCGACTTGGTTGACGAGACGAGCGGTGAAGACTATCGAAACTCGTCGCTGGGATGGCATCCGGCAatgaagaggagggagatgCGATCTCCAGATCTTCGGTACATTCTGGTCAAGGACGGTGACGGCAAGATCAACGGCTTCACATCATTGATGCCTACCTTTGAAAACCACGAGCCAGTGGTGTACTGTTATGAAATCCACTTGAAGCCGGAGCTGCAGGG GACTGGTCTGGGCAGAAGGCTTATGGGGTACCTGATGGACGTTGGTGACAACATCGCTTCGGTCGACAAGGTGATGCTCACATGCTTCGTGAGTAACGCCTCAGGGCTCAAGTTCTACGAGAGGCTGGGGTTCGACAAGGACGACTACTCGCCGAGGGAGCGGAAGCTACGGGGAGGCAAGGTGGTGATTCCGGACTATGTGATCCTAAGCCGGCCGACGGCGAGCGGAGGTGTCGTCAAGTCCCGGACCCGTCGACCACAAGCTGAGAAGCAGTGA
- a CDS encoding LNS2 domain-containing protein: MQYVRGLSESVSTAWNSINPATLSGAIDVIVVEQEDGSLLCSPFHVRFGKFSLLRPSDKKVEFKVNGIKQNYSMKLGEGGEAFFVFETTDNIPQSLQTSPLVSPASSPASSPPLDPEQASAAGLQEPEAFELDASESKPRRPPPAVLYNKQNEHGMITPSTSPELRSARPVSGDWSSSIPRPHSDDILRQSARSHDRDGNSSIDGDYVASERSLSPPPLGPREALERARVLSREFSAANIPSRVTDTGDLMLDMTGFKSNEEDILRAEILARKILSEELDGNYDIGALFGFDEQGNLWIYSSESAKQAAMNKTIEGALQSHRQHMAADAVSDPGYQSDSSDATAAPLPSHRRSESDAGPADLQTPPRTPPGSSGHAGDPNRNYAKTLRLTSQQLKDLNLQSGANVMAFTVNRATCTANMYLWKHETPVVISDIDGTITKSDALGHVLNMIGRDWTHSGVAKLYSDISANGYNIMYLTSRSVGQSDTTRAYLAGIVQDGYKMPPGPTILSPDRTMAALRREIYLRKPHIFKMATLRDIRNLYGPDRTPFYAGYGNRLTDQISYRTVDVPRNRIFTINSNSEVSLDLLSLNKLKMSYVNINEVVDHYFPPVSTLVKGGGEEYTDFKYWRDDPLAMAEFSASESDEDDVRPGRQAPVYADEEDDEDEDDIDDEEGEEDDEDMDEIGEGLADSYISRASMDEFAEAESVLSGSVDEERLRASMTQDLEEADDEEDDEDVYEDGEEGHEDEEEGEDASGEKAAVEHQHKRKTSVVEDVLAQHITGGTRVAAAPPDTV; encoded by the exons ATGCAGTACGTGCGCGGCCTCAGCGAGTCCGTCTCGACAGCATGGAACTCGATCAATCCAGCCACACTTAGCGGCGCTATTgatgtcatcgtcgtcgagcaGGAAGACGGCTCGCTGCTCTGCTCACCGTTCCACGTCCGCTTCGGAAAGTTTTCTCTTCTGCGGCCGTCGGATAAGAAGGTCGAGTTCAAGGTCAATGGCATAAAGCAGAACTATTCCATgaagctcggcgagggcggcgaggccTTCTTTGTCTTCGAAACCACCGACAACATTCCCCAGTCACTACAGACATCACCCCTCGTCTCCCCTGCGTCTAGTCCCGCGAGCAGTCCACCTCTGGATCCCGAGCAAGCTTCAGCAGCTGGTTTACAGGAGCCAGAAGCCTTTGAGCTCGATGCCTCCGAGAGCAAGCCTCGTCGACCGCCTCCTGCTGTTCTCTATAACAAACAGAATGAGCATG GCATGATTACGCCATCGACCTCTCCTGAACTACGCAGCGCTCGTCCAGTATCCGGCGATTGGTCTTCGAGCATACCCCGACCGCACAGCGACGATATCCTCCGCCAGAGCGCCCGGAGTCATGATCGAGACGGGAATAGTTCCATTGATGGAGACTATGTTGCTTCTGAGCGGTCCCTTAGTCCGCCCCCTCTTGGTCCTAGGGAGGCTCTTGAGCGTGCCAGGGTACTCTCTAGGGAGTTTTCCGCCGCCAACATTCCTAGCCGAGTCACCGACACGGGCGACCTCATGCTGGACATGACCGGGTTCAAGAGCAACGAGGAGGACATTCTCCGCGCCGAGATCCTCGCTCGCAAGATCCTCTCTGAGGAGCTGGATGGCAACTATGACATTGGCGCGCTCTTTGGCTTTGATGAGCAGGGAAACCTGTGGATCTATAGCAGCGAAAGCGCCAAGCAAGCTGCCATGAACAAGACGATCGAGGGGGCTCTGCAGTCCCATCGTCAGCATATGGCAGCCGATGCTGTTTCGGATCCCGGATATCAGAGCGACAGCAGCGATGCCACTGCGGCGCCTCTTCCCTCGCATCGCCGATCCGAGTCTGATGCTGGTCCAGCAGATCTACAGACACCTCCTCGGACACCGCCTGGCTCTTCGGGCCACGCAGGAGATCCTAACAGGAACTATGCCAAGACCTTACGGCTTACTAGTCAGCAGCTCAAGGACTTGAACCTGCAATCCGGAGCGAACGTCATGGCCTTCACTGTCAACCGAGCAACATGCACAGCAAACATGTATCTCTGGAAGCACGAGACACCTGTTGTCATCTCCGACATTGACGGTACAATTACCAAGTCGGATGCTCTGGGACACGTGCTGAACATGATCGGCCGTGACTGGACTCATTCGGGCGTTGCCAAACTCTATAGCGATATCTCTGCCAACGGCTACAACATCATGTATCTCACAAGTCGATCAGTCGGCCAGTCTGATACCACAAGAGCATATCTTGCTGGTATTGTCCAAGACGGTTACAAGATGCCTCCAGGGCCTACTATTCTCTCCCCTGACCGAACAATGGCAGCGTTGAGGCGAGAAATCTACCTTCGCAAGCCTCATATCTTCAAGATGGCTACTCTCCGAGATATTCGCAACCTATACGGCCCGGATCGTACGCCCTTCTACGCTGGTTACGGAAACCGATTGACTGACCAGATCTCGTATCGAACTGTCGATGTACCCAGAAACAGGATTTTCACAATCAACTCCAACTCAGAGGTTTCTCTCGATCTTTTGAGTCTtaacaagctcaagatgagctacgtcaacatcaacgaaGTCGTCGACCACTATTTCCCTCCGGTGAGCACACTGGTCAAGGGTGGCGGTGAAGAGTACACAGATTTCAAGTACTGGCGAGATGATCctctcgccatggccgaaTTTTCGGCGAgcgagagcgacgaggatgatgttcGTCCAGGACGGCAAGCTCCCGTATACgcggatgaagaagatgatgaagacgaagacgacatcgatgacgaagagggagaggaagatgacgaggacatggatgAGATTGGCGAAGGTCTCGCTGATAGCTACATTTCCCGCGCATCCATGGACGAGTTTGCAGAGGCAGAGAGTGTTTTGAGTGGcagcgtcgacgaggagcgCCTAAGAGCATCCATGACACAAGAcctcgaagaagccgatgatgaagaagatgacgaagatgTATATGAAGACGGTGAAGAGGGTcacgaagacgaagaagagggcgaggacgccTCTGGCGAAAAAGCGGCCGTTGAGCATCAGCACAAGCGAAAGACCAGCGTCGTAGAGGACGTCCTCGCCCAGCACATCACTGGG GGAACTCGGGTAGCAGCAGCTCCTCCCGACACAGTGTAA
- a CDS encoding Histidine biosynthesis trifunctional protein, with translation METTLPLPFLVSVAGSEGQAADNGLTPQEVALLGAPFYETASKDWGRPVAGTIVHMDATSLSSPDDVVALLDGGVRKVFVPSENVSQYTEFGARVIPTVCNLDLSAATESGLLIKDFDTSSSELGKFIEEASARKIKNLFLKPTPDTALENFVEVAKKCNAIPILPSTGLTTDKNDSTRLVLSKVIASYWKSDRPDGLIPTVVTDDAGIALGLAYTSEESILEALRTQAGVYQSRKRGLWVKGLTSGDTQELLRIGLDCDNDTLKFVVNQKGRFCHLQQFGCFGDLNGIAALEQTLKSRKQSAPAGSYTARLFSDEKLLRAKIMEEAEELCDGTTKENIAFEAADLIYFALTKAVGAGVSLADIEANLDAKSLKVKRRAGNAKGKWAEKEGIKTEAAPAKPTPPPAEKPVDGRIEMERIDASKISEAELIEKLKRPSQKSPDAILKIIKPIIEEVRAGGDKAVLSYTHKFEKATSLTSPVLKAPFPKELMDISPETIKAIDISFENIRRFHSAQNEEKTLQVETMPGVVCSRFSRPIERVGLYIPGGTAVLPSTALMLGVPAMVAGCKKIVFASPPRSDGRITPEIVYVAHKVGAESIVLAGGAQAVAALAYGTESVTKVDKILGPGNQFVTAAKMHVSNDTNAGVGIDMPAGPSEVLVVADKDANPAFVASDLLSQAEHGVDSQVILLAVDLNEEQLKAIEDEVHKQALALPRVDIVRGSIAHSVTVQVKDVEEAMRISNEYAPEHLILQLKDAEKVVDQVMNAGSVFVGAWTPESVGDYSAGVNHSLPTYGFAKQYSGVNLGSFQKHITSSNLTAEGLKNVGSAVMQLAKVEELEAHRRAVEIRIEHMNRQ, from the exons ATGGAGACGACCCTCCCGTTGCCGTTTCTGGTCAGTGTAGCTGGTTCTGAGGGACAAGCTGCCGACAATGGCCTCACTCCTCAGGAGGTCGCTCTTCTTGGAGCTCCTTTCTATGAGACAGCTTCCAAGGATTGGGGCCGTCCCGTCGCCGGAACCATTGTCCACATGGACGCTACGAGCCTGAGCAGCCCTGACGACGTGGTTGCCCTCCTCGATGGCGGGGTACGAAAAGTGTTTGTCCCCTCCGAGAACGTTTCCCAGTACACAGAGTTTGGCGCGAGAGTTATCCCGACTGTGTGTAACCTTGACCTTTCCGCGGCTACGGAAAGTGGTCTACTGATCAAGGATTTCGATACTTCATCGAGCGAGCTCGGCAAGTTCATCGAGGAAGCCAGTGCCAGAAAGATCAagaacctcttcctcaagcCAACACCGGACACTGCCCTGGAGAATTTTGTTGAGGTGGCTAAGAAATGCAACGCCATCCCGATTCTTCCCTCTACTGGTCTCACAACCGACAAAAATGACTCGACAAGACTGGTTTTGTCCAAAGTGATTGCGTCATACTGGAAGTCTGATCGACCTGACGGCCTTATCCCCACTGTGGTCACCGATGATGCTGGAATTGCCTTGGGTCTTGCCTACACGAGCGAGGAGAGCATTCTTGAGGCTTTGCGCACTCAGGCTGGAGTGTATCAGAGCCGGAAACGGGGACTTTGGGTCAAGGGACTCACCTCTGGCGACACTCAGGAGTTGCTGCGGATCGGCCTTGACTGTGACAATGACACTCTGAAGTTTGTTGTCAACCAGAAGGGTCGTTTCTGCCACCTTCAGCAGTTTGGATGCTTCGGTGATCTCAATGGTATTGCTGCGCTGGAGCAGACTCTCAAGTCTCGGAAACAGTCTGCCCCTGCCGGGTCTTATACTGCTCGTTTGTTCTCCGACGAGAAGCTACTTCGAGCCAAGATCatggaggaggccgaggagctctGCGACGGCACAACCAAGGAGAACATTGCCTTTGAAGCTGCCGACCTCATCTACTTCGCCCTGACCAAGGCCGTTGGCGCCGGCGTCAGCCTGGCTGATATCGAGGCAAACCTCGATGCCAAGAGCCTTaaggtgaagaggagagcTGGCAATGCTAAGGGTAAGTGGGCCGAAAAGGAAGGCATCAAGACTGAGGCCGCCCCTGCGAAGCCTACACCTCCACCTGCCGAGAAGCCTGTCGATGGTCGtatcgagatggagagaatcGACGCTTCCAAGATTTCTGAGGCTGAGCTCATCGAGAAGTTGAAGCGCCCCTCTCAGAAGTCTCCTGACGCCattctcaagatcatcaagcccatcatTGAGGAGGTGCGGGCTGGTGGTGACAAGGCGGTGCTCTCATATACCCACAAGTTTGAGAAGGCAACTTCTTTGACGTCGCCTGTCCTCAAGGCTCCCTTCCCCAAGGAGCTGATGGATATTTCCCCTGAGACTATCAAGGCGATCGATATTTCTTTCGAGAACATCCGACGATTCCACTCTGCCCAGAATGAGGAGAAGACTCTACAGGTCGAGACTATGCCAGGCGTTGTATGCAGCCGTTTCTCTAGACCCATTGAGAGAGTTGGCCTATACATTCCCGGTGGAACCGCTGTCCTGCCCAGCACTGCACTCATGCTCGGTGTGCCCGCTATGGTGGCTGGCTGCAAGAAGATTGTCTTTGCCTCACCCCCTCGATCAGACGGCCGGATCACCCCCGAGATTGTCTACGTCGCCCACAAGGTTGGTGCTGAGAGCATCGTCTTGGCTGGAGGTGCCCAGGCTGTTGCTGCCTTGGCTTATGGCACTGAGAGCGTCACCAAGGTGGACAAGATCCTGGGGCCCGGCAACCAGTTTGTGACGGCAGCCAAGATGCACGTTAGCAACGACACCAACGCCGGCGTGGGCATCGATATGCCTGCTGGCCCATCCGAGGTTCTTGTGGTTGCTGACAAGGACGCCAACCCTGCCTTCGTAGCCTCTGACCTGCTCTCTCAGGCCGAGCACGGCGTTGACAGTCAGGTCATTCTGCTTGCTGTCGACTTGAAcgaggagcagctcaaggctatcgaggatgaggttcaTAAGCAAGCTCTGGCCCTCCCCCGAGTTGACATTGTTCGTGGCTCCATTGCCCACTCTGTTACCGTCCAGGTcaaggatgttgaggaggctATGCGTATTAGCAACGAGTACGCCCCTGAGCACCTGATTCTGCagctcaaggatgccgaGAAGGTGGTCGACCAGGTTATGAACGCTGGCAGTGTGTTTGTTGGTGCCTGGACCCCTGAAAGTGTTGGCGACTACTCTGCTGGTGTCAACCACTCGCTGC CTACTTATGGCTTTGCCAAGCAGTACTCCGGCGTCAACCTGGGCTCGTTCCAGAAGCACATCACCAGCTCCAACCTTACCGCCGAAGGACTCAAGAACGTTGGCTCTGCTGTCAtgcagctggccaaggttgaggagcttgaggctcacAGACGGGCTGTCGAGATCCGTATCGAGCACATGAACCGACAGTAG
- a CDS encoding LYR motif-containing protein 2 translates to MVFSTRLLNLSRGYATRPGGSRLKPTLSLDQFIQRARVLSLYRTILRGTKRIADPATRAESRKYARDEFDRHRGVSDASQIRYLLSRGKTEWEGMERYIDGM, encoded by the exons ATGGTCTTCAGCACTCGCCTGCTGAATCTCAGCCGTGGCTATGCCACCCGGCCTGGCGGTTCTCGTCTTAAGCCTACTCTGAGTCTTGACCAG TTTATCCAGAGAGCACGAGTCTTGTCCCTCTACCGCACAATTCTGCGAGGGACAAAGCGAATTGCAGACCCTGCTACGAGAGCCGAGTCCCGCAAGTACGCTCGTGACGAGTTTGACAGACACCGCGGTGTATCAGACGCA TCACAAATCAGATATCTGCTGTCGAGAGGAAAGACGGAATGGGAAGGTATGGAGAGGTATATCGATGGTATGTAG